The segment AGAAGGGTTGGCCAGGGGCTGAAAATGAGGAACGCTGGCAAGGCAGGACCTACCTGGAGGTCACTCCCTCTGCTGGCACCAGTGGAAAGAGGATCCAGAACAGGTGGGGGCTTTCCAGCCCAAGCTCACCCCTCTcctgggaaggaaggggggggggtagGCAAGGTCATGAGCATGCAGTGCCTCACTGCTCCAACAACACCCCATGGGCCAGACTCAGTTTCTCCCCTAGGGTGATAAAGCATATTGGATTTTCTGGGCTGCCCCACCTTGCACTGGGAGGTCTGGGGGCACAGCCACCTAGCATGGGCCTGGGCAGGGAACCGCTACCCCAGCCTTCTTCAGGAGACTTCTGTGTCTTTGCAGACTCAGAGCCTGATCCCCACAGTTGCTTCTTCCTGCCCCTGACTCCCTTTCCCACCCATGTGGGTACCTCACAAAATGGGAAAGCGATCCACAGCAAGCTTAGTTCAGGGCCGTGGGAAGCCCTTTGTTTTAACCAATGAGACCCTGGTTTCTGACCAGGAAGAGGTTAAGGCAGTAGATTTTCCAGCCTGTCTGTCCACCTTCAgttaaggggggtggggggcactggaTGCTGGTCAAGGTGTGATGGAAGGCAGATGAAGTAGGGCCCCGGGGAGGGTGCAGGCAGAGGACGGCCTGGGGAGGGTGTGGCTGCCGCGGGGTCCCAAGGCTTGAGtcctgggggcggggcagaaCTTGAGGTCCACCACGCCTGGGAACCCTTTGTGCGCCCACCACAGGGTGTGGCCTCTTTCCCCAGCAACAATGACTCACAAAGCCAGCCCGTGCCGGGCACATGCCGCCTCCTCCGGACCCTGGAAGGCCCAGGTCACAAAGGCCATTAGGGCCAAGCCCTGAAGAGGCATGTCCCAAGACAGCTCTGCGCAGCGCTCACCCCTGCAGGCGTCCGCGGGGccgggcctgggcctgggccaccCGCCGCCACCCCCGCCTGGCGACTGGGCGTTGCAGCTCACGCGGAGCGGCCCGTAGCCTCGACGCCCATGTGTGTCGTCTGCTTCGTGAAGGCGCTGGTGCACGTGTTCAAGATCTACCTGACCGCCAACTACACCTACAACTTCCGCGGCTGGCCCGTGGACTTCCGCTGGGATGAGGTGCGCGCCGCCGGCGGGGGTGGCAGCCGTCACCGCGCGCTGACGtgcgcggcggccgcggcgggcGTGTGGCTGCTGCGGGGCGCGGCGCTGGGCGGGGACGCGCCGGGGCGACCGCAGCGCGGGGCGCGCAGCCAGGCGCAGTGCCTCCTGCAGCAGATCCGCGAGCTGCCGGGCCAGCTCGCCAGCTACGCCCTGGCCCACTCGCTGGGCCGCTGGCTCGTGTACCCCGGCTCCATGTGCCTGATGACTCGCGCGCTACTGCCGCTGCTGCAGCAGGGCCAGGAGCGCCTGGTGGAGCGCTACCGCGGCCGGCGCGCCAAGCTGGTGGCCTGTGACGGCAATGAGATCGACACCATGTTCATGGACCGCCGCCAGCACCCAGGCAGCCAAGGCCGAGGCCTGCGCCTTGTCATCTGCTGCGAAGGCAACGCCGGCTTCTATGAGATGGGCTGCCTGTCGGCGCCACTGGAGGCTGGCTACTCGGTGCTGGGCTGGAACCACCCGGGCTTCGGGGGCAGCACGGGCGCGCCGTTCCCGCAGCATGACGCCAACGCGGTGGACGTGGTGGTCAAGTACGCGCTGCACCGCCTTCGCTTCCCGCCCGCGCACGTGGTGGTCTATGGCTGGTCCGTCGGGGGCTTCACGGCCACCTGGGCCACCATGACACACCCGGAGCTGGGTGCGCTGGTGCTCGACGCCACCTTCGACGACCTCGTGCCGCTGGCCCTGAAGGTCATGCCCCACAGCTGGAAGGGACTCGTGGTGCGCACCGTGCGCGAGCACTTCAACCTCAATGTGGCCGAGCAGCTGTGCCGCTACCCAGGCCCCGTGCTGCTGCTGCGGCGCACGCAGGACGACGTGGTCAGCGCCTCGGGCCACCTGCGCCCCCTGCCGTCCGGCGACGTGGAGGGCAACCGCGGCAACGAGCTGCTCCTGCGTCTGCTGCAGCACCGCTACCCGGTCGTCATGGCGCGGGAAGGCCTCGCCGTCGTGACGCGCTGGCTGCGCGCGGGCAGCCTGGCGCAGGAGGCCGCCTTCTACGCGCGCTACCGCGTGGACGACCAGTGGTGCCTGGGGCTGCTGCGCTCCTACGGCGCGCGCCTTGAGGACGAGCGGGAGGATGAGGAGGCCTGGGGGCCCCATGGGCTCGCCTTCCCCTGGCTGGTGGGCCGGGGCCTGAGCCCGCGGCGGCGCCGGCAGCTCGCGCTGTTCCTGGCGCGCAAACACCTCAAGAATGTGGAGGCGACTCACTGCAGTCCGCTGGAACCAGAGGACTTCCAGTTGCCCTGGAGGCTGTAGTTCTTGTCCCTGCAGCTGCTGGCAAGCGTGCGGGTGCATTTGCGCACCTTCAGGGCCTCAGGTCCTtaccctccccacacccctgaAACCAGTAACGCTGGCCCTGCCTGGGGATCCCGACCTGGTGTCTGAGGGGGGGGTCAGACAGAGCATAGGGAACCTgtcctcgctctctctccctcacgggcgtttccccctcccttcctcaagTGTTTCTCCCTCAAACACTTGTAGATTCCAGTCTGCTCCTAAAGAGAATGTAGACCCAGTTTATGGCGACACTGTGTGATGGGTGCTTTGATCACCTCAAAAGGATGGTGGGAACACGGGCTGTGGGACCCCAGGAGGGGCCCTTAACCTGGCCTCGGGTACAGGATGGCTCTGGGTTTGGACAAGTCACCCCTAGCTGTGAAAGAACACTAGCCCTGGAAGATTATCAAGCAGGTCTTAGCAGCTAGACCAGACCAGGAGAGTGTGATGCTGGGCTCTTTAgggtcccctccccacctccaccttccTGGCTTCTACAGGAAGGGACAACAGACTCAGAGTAACAGGTACTCACAGTGGCATGTCCGTGAGGGCTACAGACACACCCGCACGGACCATTCACTTGCTTGGCATCCCCTTGAGCCAGGTCTGGGCTGGGCATTGTTCCTGGCTGAAGGGTGTAATACAGAATGAAAGACAAGCCCTCTGCTCACCACCATCTGTAATGCAGTCGCTACTCTACCATCTGCCATGAACTGCATGAAGTGGGGACTAGGGCTAGCCAGGGTGGGCTGATCAGGAAACCGCAAAACTCAAAGAAGCCAAGTGGGGCAGACATTTAATTGACAGCACCAGAGCAAGACATGGCCACGATGCACCTAGGCCAGTGCCAGCCAGAGTAGGTAGGTACCTAAGGTGACCTTAGGTGCCAGGAAGACACCTGCGGCGAGGAGGAGCTATCCAGGTTCAGGAAGGGGCTTCCATGCGGAGGGATCAGTACATGCAGCGTCGCTTGGCTGGAAAGGGGGAGTGCAGTCCTGAAGGGTTTGAATGCCATTTAGGGATTTGCTTCCAGTGGCAATTAGGAGCCAAAGAAGGGAAGTTTGGGGACTTGTTTTAGCGAAACCGGGTTGTCTAGTGGTTACACACCTCTCCTTTGAGAAGTCCGGCAAACTTGTTCCAGCGTTTGCTGGAAGTCCCTCAACTAGCTGAGTGGTCTCGGACAAATTACTctaacctcagtctcctcatctgtaaagtggggagggCTCCACCTGGCTTCCCGGGTTGtgtgaaaaggaaatgaaagaacacCGAGGTGCTCACGGCGCAGGAGCACGAAGGCTGCCCTGCAGGAGAGACGCCTCCAGCCAAGTCAGGGCAGCGGCGCCTGCAGGGCAAGAGGACGAATCGCGGACACGCCTTTTTCTGCGTTACcccatacaataaaaaaaaaaaaatccctataaagaggaaggacttaaaaaaaaaaaaaaccgaaggGAGAAGCTAATCCCAAAGTCAGGGGGTCGGGTCTCAAACGGATCTCAAGCGGTCTGTGCGGTGCGTTAGCCATGACACTCCTAGGCAGCGGCAAACACCCTCTACGTCTCCAAAAGGGCCAACCCTAGGCTTCCCTAGCGCCATGTTGGACGATCGTCCCACTTCCCACCCTCCCCGTGCGCCTTCGGACCTTTCTACTTGTGTGTCTCGCTGGTGGAGCCGACGTGGGAGGGATTCGCTTAGAACCCGACCTCCCTTTCCGGCTGCGTCCGCAGCCTCGGCCAATCAGACCGGAGCGGGTAATAGGGACGGGGCCGAACAGCGCCCTCATTGGACACCGTTGGTGGGGGCGGGACGAAGGCGGAGCACGCGCCAAAGCGGAAGTGAGCCGTCGCATCGCTGATTACGTAATGCCGCGGTGGCTGAGGCGGTTCCGCTGGCCGGTGTGTACGCGGCGGGCGAGTCCAGGTGCGGCCCGCTCGGCTTCTCCGGCGCCCCAGACCCCGGCCGCGACCCCCGCTGCGGCCCGGCCGCCGCCCGAACATGGACTCCGCCGGCCAAGGTACCCGCGGGCCCGGCGCCTCCGCCCCTCCCTGGCGGCGCGTCTCGGACGCTCGATCCCCTCCGCCTCAGTCCGCCGCGTGGCTCCTCTTCAGCTGCCCGGCGCCGGGCCTCGAAGCTTTCGATGGCCGTGGCGTGCGTCTTCCGCCCTCGGCTTGGGCCGCTCCGAGGACCGGTTCCCCGCAACCCTTCCCCTCGTTCCCAGAGTTTTGGGTTTCCTCCCTCGGGGCAGCTCGCGTCGTGCCCCGGCCCGGCGCTTGCCTAGTCGGCCGGCCTCCGTCCCTACGTAGGACCCTCGAGGACACGCCACCTGGACCTGGACCTGGACCTGGACCTGGGCAGACGTGTTGTGCGCCTCTcccggggaggggaggcgggaTGGAACCGTCTTCGCGTTCAGTGCAGCGCCCCTTGGGTGGCAACGCTGCTCGGAGCCCAGGCTACTTAGGGGTTGTCTCAAGGGGGGAAGGGTGCAGTGAGTTAGGGGCACAGCCAGCACACCAGGCCTGTTTCCAGGACACCCCTGACCGGTTTGAGATGGCTGCTGGGGGTGTGGAGGGGCCCAGATTAAAAGCTtgagaaggggggcgcctgggtggctcagtcgttaagcgtctgccttcggctcaggtcatgatcccagggtcccgggatcgagtcccacatcgggctccctgctccgcgggaagcctgcttctccctctcccactccccccgcttgtgttcctgttctcgctgtctctctctgtcatataaaataaataaaatctttaaaaaaaaaaaaaaaaaaaaagcttgagaaGGGGATTCAAGTCGGACTTCCATTCTGGGGCCGTACGGAAGGGATGCCAGATTCCTGTGTTGACATAACTACCCTGGATGATTTTAGGGTTTTTCTTGCCGTTTGTTTAATTAATATGCTGATACAGGCCAAGATGCCTGGGTTCTGATACGTTTTGTAGGTTTTCCTACTTTGCAGTCTACTTGCAAAGTAGTTGAGCATCCAAAGCCCCTAGCTCTGTTAAGCTCAGGAGGCTTTTCACTGTTTGACTTGCATGTCTGATTTTGGTAAGCATCACAAGCACTGGATTCTGACTATAGGAATGATGGAAAGTACTTACTGAGCAGTTACCGTATGCCAGATACCACACCAAACCTGTTTCTCAAATggcctttttttattttcagaataatcTCTTGAGATTGTTCCTCGTATTTTCTGCATGAAGACGATTATACAGTTCTGGAGAGCTGGGACTCACCCAGGAGGGACTCTAACCCCCAAGTTTCGCCTCCAGCGCCAGCCCCACCCTCACTGTGTAGGTCTTTTGGTGACAGGGCTGTGCTGAGGTCATACCACACAGAATGACTGTGTTTCGCCTCGGCATGTTTGCTAAGTGCCCAGTCTATTTGGGGGTGATTCCTGTGGGGTCCACCTTTAGCTGTATAGGCAGAATGTCCAAgggccttcatttttttttttttaatagaagagaaAGATTGTGGCGATTTTAAGGCATTTAGCGAATTTGAGCGGGTTCAACATAGCAGATACAAATGATGAAGTAGAGTCATGTAGGCTGATCTCCGTTGATTAAGATGCAGACGCGCTTCATGTGGTGAACGTGTATTGAGCACCAGGGACGTGCTAACCTCCAGCTGTGTGGGGCATGTGAAGGGAATAAGCTAAATAGAGCATCTTTGGTTTTAAGTGCAGTCTAAATTTAGCAGATTCTAGGATTTCTACAGTAGAGAAACATCTGCAACAAGacacttttacttctttccaacctttgtgactttatttcttaaaaagttcatttactgggcacctgggtggctcagtcattaagcgtctgccttcggctcgggtcatgatcccagggtcctggggggtcgagccccgcatcgggctccctgctccgcgggaagcctgcttctccctctgcttgtgtttcctctcttgctgtgtctctctttgtcaaaacaaataaggggcgcctgggtggctcagttggttaagcgactgccttcagctcgggtcatgatcccagggtcctgggatcgagtcccacatcgggctccctgctctgcgggaagcctgcttctccctctgccactccccctgcttgtgttccctctctcgctgtgtctctctctgtcaaataaataaataaaatctttaaaaaaaaaaacaaaaaaacaaataaaatcttaaaaaaataacaaaaagttcatttacttatttaagtaatctctacacatggggcttgaactcaccaccccgagatcaagagccgcatgctcctccgactgagccagtgAGGCGCCCCCTATGTCTTTACTTTTAAATGTGCTAGACACCATGCAAAGCCAATTTTCCTGGCATGTGCTGATTGTGTAGTACTGCAGGACAGCCATGGGTTTGGAGTTGGGAAGAAGTAAAGCAGACCCATGTTTTCTTGTGTGGGATCTTGTCGACTTTTAGTGCAGACAGGAAGATGCttttaattcaaagaaaatagTGACCGTAGGGCTTGGAACCTGATCTGGGTGTCGCGGAGGTGTGGAAGCAGTGTTCTCTCTGCGCCTCACTGCCTGTTGCTGTGGAATGAGGGTCGAGCAGAGACTGCagggcattttgttttgttgacccCCTGCTGGGGCTGCATGACCAGCACATGCTCCTTGTGTGTAGTTTAGCATGTGCTTTGCGGGTAGGTTGGTTGAAAGTGGCGCTTGTTGTGTTTACAGCTTTATTAAGTTTCTCTGCTCTAAAAACTGGAAGATCTGTTAGGTCTAACTGCTTTATTTGTAGCAAAGGTTCCTATCTCAGGAGCATGCACTCTCATGGGAGAAGCAGAGTTAGGGTCTGGCTGCCTTGTGCCAGCCTTTCTCATGCCCTGAAGTAGCACCTTGGGTAGCCTGAGATGCCCTTGGCCTGATAGCCAAACCATCCCTGCAGAACCTGTCAGAGAAGGGGTGTTGGTTCTCTCCACAGTTGCCCCCAACACCCATGACCTGTCCTCTTACCCTTGCTTTTTTCCTTGATGGAGACCTCTTCCCTGTCTACTTCTCTGTAACTTCTTATTGACGCTTTCCGACCTTATTTGTCTCTGGCAGATATCAACCTGAATTCTCCTAACAAAGGTCTGCTGTCCGACTCCCTGACAGATGTCCCTGTCGACACAGCGTTGGCTGCCCAGACTCCTGCTGTTGAGGGTCTGAccgaggctgaggaggaggagcttAAGGCTGAGCTTGCAAAGGTGCTGTGTCTTGGCTGTCTGTCTTGGGACCATGAGTTCAGGCCCCCTCATTAGCCTGAGGGGGCCAGAGTGCTAGCTGTGCTCTGCGGAAATTGCCATGGGAGGTTATTCCTAGAGTCCCACAGAAACTGCTCTTCGTGGCGGCTTTGTGTGTACTTGGCGCCTCGTTAAGTATTCCATGAGGAGAATGTCTACACGGGGACAGCTGCTCTGAGCACACCATCTACTGGGAGTGTCTTTGTTGATATTAACACTTGACAGTTTCCAGATTCCACAAACTCTCTGTTTCTGGATCgtcacttttcttttaaaaatacttcttttgtaAAAAGTgcttcatgtgatttttttttttaaagtgagtccTTTAAGAGGAAATGGTAATTAAAAGTCAGAATCTCcaagtataatttttattcatagcAGCTGCCaggaatgtttctttttattgtatggTGCAGAATCAAATGGTAACTCACTTGGGATTCAAAATCTGGCGACATGAACTTGCTGGTAATCTGAGTGTACCATCCGGTCCGGCAGAGGCTGGTGCACTGCCTGTCACAGGCCTCTGCTCTGTCTCCAGAGATGAGCCCCGTGTTGATGCATCCTGAGTCTGAAAAAGAGCTAGCTCTGCAGATGAGCCTCAGCCCCACGACCAGGTTTCAGATCGTGGGGGAGTACGTACAGCTGTTTCTGAGTTGAGTGCAGGTTAGGGGGCCACAGCAGGCAAGCTTTGCACTAGGTCATTTCAGAGCTGAGCTGCAGAGTGGAGAAGTTCAGTGTcacttaaaattttcagtgtGCACTTCCCCCAAGACAGCTGGATTGCACACCCTCAAGCCCTGTCGATCGTCACACCATGGATGGAACGTTCCAGTCACTGGTCGTTACTGCAGAAGTAACTGGTAGCAGTCCGGCCTTAGATGATCCTATGTTTGTAAATTATTTCCTGTTTCAACTATTTTTTGATGGAAAACCTGGTGATATAAGGGCTCTGAGCTACTTTTTATTACCTTACCCCAaaccatcatttttttaagagaaggacttttttttttggtagctatTGACACAGGAGCTGAAAACAGACCTCTGGAGTCGTGAAGCTCTAGAGGATGTTTCTTTTTCAGGttgcatccttttttttaattttagggccTGAGAAGGTCTTCAGGTCTTTATTGTCAGGATTCTTTCTGTTATCCGATTCAGACTACCTTAAGCACAAGGCTCGGGTAACTGCCTTTCCCGCAACCTCAGGAACATACATGTTGTCATAAGGGCTGTTGCTGTGCCACCCATCCGTCTGTCAGCTCCACTTCCTTCCAAGTGCAGGTGGGGCCTGGCTGCAGCACTTCCAGCCTCTGAgcctggagggagaggggcttGTCTCTCCTGACACCTGTGCCCAGTCCCAGGGGAGAGCTCGGACAGGCCTTGCTTGGTGATCCATGGGTGGGCACAGTGATTGGTAGCCCCACCGGGAGCCACTTGGCTTGGGGGGATGGGACAGTCCTCCTGAAGAAGTTGGATAAAAACAGAACAGTTGCTTGACATAGATGGACTCTGTTCCTCAGACAAGTTGTTTCTGTAAGCAGAAAGTCCAAGAACCCTCTCATTGCAGTGTGTGTGAGGATGTTGGTCACTTCCCGCAATAGTGGCAGCTAATCACATCGGCTGTGTCCTTTTACAGGTGGAAGAGGAAATTGTCACTCTGCGCCAGGTCCTGGCGGCCAAGGAGAGGCACTGTGCTGAGCTGAAGAGGAAGCTGGGCCTCTCTGCCTTGGAGGGCCTGAAGCAGAACCTGTCTAAGAGCTGGCATGACGTGCAGGTCTCTAACGCGTAGGTACCTGCCCTGCGGCACAGATGCCTCTGACAGTCGGAGGGTGTGCACCAGAGCGGTGCCCCTGCTGCGTCAACGGGAGGCTAAGTACTAGGGGACTCGGTATGCCTGCGTGCTGGCAGCCAGCCAGAGGCTCTGAGCCCTTGACCTAGCAGCTGGTATGTATCCAAGGAGCTCAGAgtccatacatattttttaaaggccGGTGGATACACTAGCTAGTTGTCGAAGCGGAAATTAACAAGAATGTATTTAGGGTCCAAATTTGAGAGAAAGCTCATTGGGTCCTTAATGAGACTGATTTTCCTGTGATCCCCATAGCTCACTGTCTGCTGAAGTGGACACAAGTCCTTCTCATGAGCATGATGTGGTCACAGCCCCAAGCCCTCTGACCCAGATGTGACTCAGCTCTCTGAACTTGGGAAGTGTAGCTACATGGCTCTTCTGAAATGTATCCTCCAGGGTTTGGGGGGCGGGGCGTGGGTTTGGGAAATGTTTCCCACTGTCTATGAAGCTGTGTCCCTGCAGGAAGATTGAGTCGCATTTCATCAAAGTCACCTACAAAAGCCCATTTCTCGGTCCCAGGGAATCCTAGGTTTTGAATCCCAAAGGGTGACTGACAGAGAAGTGTTTGGGGGCCATGGGCTGTGTGTGCCTTCCTTGCTCCTCACAGCAGTACTGTTCCCTGAGGGCCATCTTACATGGAGTGACCAGGCACTCCCTAAGCATGATAGGAAAAGGACTGGTCGGTTCTGCCATCGCCTCACCTGGCCTCAGCAAGGCCTGCCCAGCAGGTGTTGAGAGGAGGGGCAGACCCTGTTCtcaggcaggctggagacccaccATTCCTGCTATCCAGCCCTCCATGCTCCCTGGAATTTCACCTGTAGTCAAAACCTTAGTTGAAACAATTGTTCTAAATAATTTACCACAGACTTTCTGTTTTTAGCTATATGAAAACTTCTGAGAAACTTGGAGAGTGGAATGAGAAAGTGACCCAGTCAGACCTGTGAGTGCCTTTGCTCTCagcacctccctcctcctcctcttcctctcgaCACTCCTTTTAGGGACAGGGAGGCTGTGTGCACTTGGCACAAACCTAGTTTTAGTGTTTGGggctattctatttttaatacagttttttttttttcttaaacacaaaTGAGAGTGTAACTCTCATGAAATGGGTGCAGTCGCTGAAGGAAATTTCCTCGGCCACCAGACCACACTGAAAACCTCCGTCTGGCTGACATGGATGCGTCCCTTAGATGAGAGGCCTGGCTGGGCTTGGGCAGCATCTCTGGCCAGAAGGCGCCCCTCACCTTGCGAGTGGGCAGAGTGGCTGAGCACCATCTGGACTGATGCTGATGGtgatttggggcttttttttggtcttctctgCCCTGCAGACCTAGCTCCAGCTGAGGGGGATTCTCAGAGCTCACTCCTACTTAGGGGTGGTTCTTGAGTGAGGGCTGCCACACAGGCCATGCTGGTGGGATCTTGAAGTTGCATTGGTCTGAGGGGCACAGAGCTGTCAGCCACACAGAATATTAGCAGAGTAGGAAACACACGGATAGGTTTTCATGTCCGTCAAGGCTGTAGTTCAGAATGAGTCCTGATGTTTTATTTGAGATCCTTACACAAGGTAATAGCATTTCTTTTATCTGTGCTGCGGTCTGATTATAATTCCTTTGAACTGGATgaggtaacattttaaaatagtggtTTCTGGGAAtcttttccctctcttgttgAGGAGGAAGTGCTGTGGTGTCTCCAGAGAGCATGACCAACAGGCCTCTGTGTCTGACTGGAAGGAAGTGGTTGTGACCGAGCTCGTCTTCATGGCGCCTGGGACCCCAGGTcagctggctctgtgctcagagtctTCGCAGCCTGGTGTCACCAGGGGAGCTGGGTGCCAGGGCGCTCTGGCGGGTCCCGCCGTTCATGTGGTTTGGTGTGACAGCTGTCCCCGCCACGGCCTGCTGTGCTGTGTCTTCGGGGCTGTAGCGGACGATGCCTTCACGGTGTTGCAGCTGTTCTGGAAGCTGAGACAGTCGCTGTCATCTGTGCAGTTTGGGCACCAGGCAGGCTCACGGTGTGGACTTAACCTAAGAAGAGTCTTAGGAGACTTTAGTGCTGTTTGTAAAACCAGGTGACATAAGGTTGCTGGGATATGGTTTCAAATAATTACGTGGCTCTGGGCGTGGAAGTGGCCGGTGGGATGGCCCTTCCCAAGCACCTCTCCAGGTGGCACCAATTCCCCTGAGGCCTCACCCCCAATTCCGTTGGTGGGAGAGTTGCCAAATTGAAGCCCCCAGAGCGTTTCTGCAGGGACAGCCCAGGGGGAGGATGACCCAGCTTGTGGTCGCTGCAGGAGGCTGCTGGCGGGGTGCGGCTGCCCTGAGGGCTCTCTCAACCAGCAAACACATCTGTGCACTGGCTTTCGTGAGGCCGTGCTGGGCGTAAGCAGCGTTCTCTTGGCTGCGAAGTGGTTGCCATTGGGTTCTGTCTATTACTAGACGGAGCTAAACTCATGCAGAGGGGGCACCAGGTAAACTCCGTGGCTACTGGTTGGTATGTTGAGTCCTTCAGTTGTACGTGACGGAAAGCACAGACGTGGATGGTGTCAGCCTTGTCCAGCTCCTCCTTCCTGGTGCAAGGGGGTGCCCGGTGGTGCAGGTTTGAGTCTTTGTAGTATTGCAGCTCAACAGCAAGAGGGCCTGGTGTGGGTCTCACTGGACTCTCACTGTGGTCGGGGAGCTGTAAACTTCCCTGGCTGTCCACACTGCGATCATGCCCACCCAGACTTGGAGGTGGGAGCAGCCCCCAAGGGAAGATCCTGGAGCAGGTACCTCCAGCAGATGCCCCACACTGACTATGATGGGAGGGAGCCTGGTATTTGTCAGGATTCTAcacttttgttttcctaaaaggTAGTAGTAATTCTCAAAGGGGTACTGGCCAGGGTGGCTCAGCTTAGCGCTCTTGAGCACGTCTGGGCCCAAGTTACCTGCATACAGACTCTgactctgcccccagccctgtcACTGCCTGAGCTTGGCCTCCCCGTCAGGGTCCCTGCACTGCATCTGCCCTGGTTTGGAGGTTCCCGTCTCTGAAGGAATCACTCATTTCCACACCCCAGAAATACTGAGGGTGGTGGAGTGTGGGAGATCACCTCTGTTTAGTCTCCAGCAGGGGTGCTGCCCTTCGCAATGGCCCATAGCAAGGGTCTCTCCTGTCTGTTGCCTAGTGGCTGGCTCCAATCTGAGTCACCTTCAGGATGCTGCTGCTTGTCACCGGCAATCCGTCGCACAGGCTCGTGGTGTCTCCAACTGCAGTTTCCCTGTGGGCACGGAGATTCTCTACGGACTTGCCCTTAAATCCTCTGTTTCACTTCAACAAACACGTTCACATGGACTTACGTACTCGTTATTTCACAAGAAACGGCTTGAAGACGTTTACCGAATTTGTTTCTGAAACTAAATAACACATGCCATCAGTTACCTCATacttggtgttttttgttttttttttaagattttatttattcattcgagacacagagatacagagagagagagagagagcacgaacagggggagaggcagagggagaagcaggctccccgctgagccaggacctggatgtggggcccgatcccaggaccctgagatcatgacccaagccgaaggcagatgcttaaccatttgagccacgcaggcgcccctcattatttGGTGTTTTATAAATAACAGCCGTGGCTCCCAGTCTGTTTCTTTCAGATAACCTGTTGTAACTCACTTTGAAATGAAAGCAGTTCGCcagctgggggtgagggtgacGGGGCCCAAAGGGTTATCACAAGTTAGGGGTCCCAGAGAAGGTTCTAGAGCCTTTCCGTAGCAGGCTGTGTTGTGGGGGGGGTGCAGCATGTTTCCCCTTCCCTTTATTGTCACGGCTCTGCCGACCCCGAGACAGACTGTGTGGTGCAGGTGGAGGCTCCTGGCCAAGGCTCCGTCAGGCTGGAAGGTGTCTTGGAGGGCTACAGCTGAGGGTGTGGAAGCCCTCCCAGAAGGAGTGTGTGCGCTTTGGCTTCTGGTAGTGAGAACTGGC is part of the Neomonachus schauinslandi chromosome 10, ASM220157v2, whole genome shotgun sequence genome and harbors:
- the ABHD16B gene encoding protein ABHD16B — protein: MCVVCFVKALVHVFKIYLTANYTYNFRGWPVDFRWDEVRAAGGGGSRHRALTCAAAAAGVWLLRGAALGGDAPGRPQRGARSQAQCLLQQIRELPGQLASYALAHSLGRWLVYPGSMCLMTRALLPLLQQGQERLVERYRGRRAKLVACDGNEIDTMFMDRRQHPGSQGRGLRLVICCEGNAGFYEMGCLSAPLEAGYSVLGWNHPGFGGSTGAPFPQHDANAVDVVVKYALHRLRFPPAHVVVYGWSVGGFTATWATMTHPELGALVLDATFDDLVPLALKVMPHSWKGLVVRTVREHFNLNVAEQLCRYPGPVLLLRRTQDDVVSASGHLRPLPSGDVEGNRGNELLLRLLQHRYPVVMAREGLAVVTRWLRAGSLAQEAAFYARYRVDDQWCLGLLRSYGARLEDEREDEEAWGPHGLAFPWLVGRGLSPRRRRQLALFLARKHLKNVEATHCSPLEPEDFQLPWRL